A part of Brachybacterium faecium DSM 4810 genomic DNA contains:
- a CDS encoding predicted nucleoside-diphosphate sugar epimerase (PFAM: NAD dependent epimerase/dehydratase family) — protein sequence MSPARSADAPLVLVTGASGYIGGRLVPALLEAGLRVRAMARHADRLADRPWRDQVEVVEADVADPASLDAALDGIDVAYYLIHAMGGGDRFAQRDRDGAHAFAGAAARAGIRRIVYLGGIHPAGVELSAHMASRKEVGDILLAGPVPAVVLRAAVILGSGSASFEIMRHLAERLPVMVAPRWVRNRLQPIAVRDVLHRLVAAARLEGAPNRTFDIGGPDVLTFAELLQAYARAAGLPPRRIQAVPVLTPRLASHWIGLVTPVPTSIARPLVESLVHEAVAAESDLDALMPAPEGGLTGVDRAIELALQRVRDLEVATAWHSATPAGAPSAPLPEDPEWSGGIVRMDERSRHVDASPETLWAVIEGIGGEHGWYSWRLGWVTRGLMDRALGGPGLRRGRRHPHRLGAGEALDWWRVERLERGRTLRLRAEMRVPGQAWLELGVDAADDDGAVLHQRAIYHPRGLLGDLYWWAVLPFHGIVFGGMQRNIARAAESADPPRHEESA from the coding sequence ATGAGCCCAGCCCGCTCCGCAGACGCGCCGCTCGTGCTGGTCACCGGGGCCAGCGGCTACATCGGCGGGCGTCTCGTGCCCGCGCTGCTCGAGGCCGGGCTGCGGGTGCGGGCCATGGCGCGTCACGCCGACCGGCTCGCCGACCGCCCCTGGCGCGACCAGGTGGAGGTGGTGGAGGCCGATGTGGCCGATCCCGCGAGCCTCGACGCCGCCCTGGACGGGATCGACGTCGCCTACTACCTGATCCACGCGATGGGCGGCGGGGACCGTTTCGCGCAGCGGGACCGCGACGGGGCGCACGCCTTCGCGGGAGCCGCCGCGCGGGCCGGGATCCGGCGCATCGTGTACCTCGGCGGGATCCATCCCGCCGGGGTGGAGCTCTCCGCCCACATGGCCTCCCGCAAGGAGGTGGGCGACATCCTGCTGGCCGGGCCGGTCCCGGCGGTGGTGCTGCGGGCCGCGGTGATCCTCGGCTCGGGCAGCGCCTCCTTCGAGATCATGCGCCACCTCGCCGAACGCCTCCCGGTCATGGTCGCTCCCCGCTGGGTGCGCAATCGCCTGCAGCCGATCGCCGTGCGGGACGTGCTGCACCGCCTCGTCGCCGCCGCCCGGCTCGAGGGCGCCCCGAACCGCACCTTCGACATCGGCGGCCCGGACGTGCTCACCTTCGCGGAGCTGCTGCAGGCCTATGCCCGGGCAGCCGGCCTGCCGCCGCGCCGCATCCAGGCCGTCCCCGTGCTCACCCCGCGCCTGGCCAGCCACTGGATCGGGCTGGTCACCCCGGTGCCCACCTCGATCGCGCGCCCGCTGGTGGAATCGCTCGTGCACGAGGCGGTCGCCGCCGAATCGGACCTGGACGCCCTGATGCCCGCTCCCGAGGGCGGCCTGACCGGCGTGGACCGGGCGATCGAGCTCGCCCTGCAGCGTGTGCGCGACCTGGAGGTCGCCACCGCCTGGCACTCGGCGACCCCCGCCGGTGCGCCCTCCGCCCCGCTGCCCGAGGACCCGGAGTGGTCCGGCGGGATCGTGCGGATGGACGAGCGCAGCCGGCACGTGGACGCCTCCCCCGAGACCCTGTGGGCGGTGATCGAGGGGATCGGCGGTGAGCACGGCTGGTACTCGTGGCGCCTGGGATGGGTCACGCGCGGCCTGATGGACCGGGCGCTCGGCGGGCCGGGCCTGCGCCGCGGCCGCCGCCACCCGCACCGCCTCGGTGCCGGCGAGGCGCTGGACTGGTGGCGGGTGGAGCGTCTCGAGCGCGGGCGCACCCTGCGGCTGCGCGCCGAGATGCGCGTGCCCGGGCAGGCCTGGCTCGAGCTCGGAGTCGACGCGGCCGACGACGACGGAGCCGTGCTCCACCAGCGCGCGATCTACCACCCCCGCGGGCTGCTGGGCGACCTGTACTGGTGGGCGGTGCTGCCGTTCCACGGGATCGTCTTCGGCGGGATGCAGCGCAACATCGCCCGCGCCGCCGAATCCGCCGATCCGCCCCGTCACGAGGAGAGCGCATGA
- a CDS encoding ABC-type Fe3+-hydroxamate transport system, periplasmic component (PFAM: Periplasmic binding protein~TIGRFAM: Tat (twin-arginine translocation) pathway signal sequence), with product MPQPPAPREAPALTRRRALRALAGLVGLTTACTSGGEGTGGAAGPGSAPGGFPLEIANCEATLRFDAPPERIVLLESAPVTTLDGIGVLDRVVGRAGVFPPGYYEDELADRIEAIPALSEDIDASGHLQISQEMVIALTPDIVFGLPDGVTREALADAGAQVVVQDIYCGTGGERASFETLHATIATYGEIFDRADEAEALTASLQDRVQAVSDASGDLGVATAAVLYPSVGGGPLYTYGAGSMVTAQLDALGLENVFAGSAERVVEISAEPLLDADPDVLIVLYQGEGDGGAVVEEVTAQDQLASLRAVQQGALLPLLFNFAEPASPLVVDGLERIHEWLLAREG from the coding sequence ATGCCGCAGCCCCCCGCTCCCCGCGAGGCCCCCGCCCTGACCCGCCGCCGCGCCCTCCGCGCACTGGCCGGGCTCGTCGGCCTCACCACCGCGTGCACCTCCGGCGGCGAGGGCACCGGCGGCGCGGCGGGCCCGGGCTCGGCGCCGGGCGGCTTCCCGCTCGAGATCGCGAACTGCGAGGCGACGCTGCGCTTCGATGCACCGCCGGAGCGGATCGTGCTGCTGGAATCCGCGCCGGTGACCACGCTGGACGGCATCGGGGTGCTGGACCGGGTGGTGGGCCGCGCCGGCGTCTTCCCTCCCGGCTACTACGAGGACGAGCTGGCGGACCGCATCGAGGCGATCCCAGCGCTGTCCGAGGACATCGACGCCTCCGGGCACCTGCAGATCAGCCAGGAGATGGTCATCGCGCTCACCCCGGACATCGTCTTCGGGCTGCCCGACGGGGTGACCCGCGAGGCGCTCGCCGATGCGGGCGCGCAGGTGGTGGTGCAGGACATCTACTGCGGCACCGGCGGGGAGCGGGCGAGCTTCGAGACCCTCCACGCCACGATCGCCACCTACGGGGAGATCTTCGACCGCGCCGACGAGGCCGAGGCCCTCACCGCCTCGCTGCAGGACCGGGTCCAGGCGGTCTCCGACGCCTCCGGCGACCTCGGCGTCGCGACCGCGGCGGTGCTCTATCCCTCCGTCGGCGGCGGGCCGCTGTACACCTACGGCGCAGGCTCCATGGTCACCGCGCAGCTGGACGCGCTGGGCCTGGAGAACGTCTTCGCCGGCTCCGCGGAGCGCGTGGTCGAGATCAGCGCGGAGCCGCTGCTGGACGCCGATCCCGACGTGCTCATCGTGCTCTACCAGGGCGAGGGGGACGGCGGCGCCGTGGTCGAGGAGGTCACCGCGCAGGATCAGCTCGCGAGCCTGCGCGCCGTCCAGCAGGGGGCGCTGCTCCCGCTGCTGTTCAACTTCGCCGAGCCCGCCTCCCCGCTGGTGGTGGACGGGTTGGAGAGGATCCACGAGTGGCTGCTCGCGCGGGAGGGCTGA
- a CDS encoding 4-hydroxybenzoate polyprenyltransferase-like prenyltransferase (PFAM: UbiA prenyltransferase family), translated as MTAATTAPAAVRQLLGTSRPLSWINTAYPFAAAYLLAGGGVDVTLVVGTVFFLIPYNLLMYGVNDVFDHESDLRNPRKGGVEGIVLDHRLHRLTLWSAGLSTLPFALALLVIGDAVSGIVLLVVLAAVVGYSAPGLRLKERPVLDSLTSSTHFVGPAVFGLALSGAPVGLTAVASLVAFFLWGMASHAFGAVQDVQPDRAAGIGSIATVIGAARTVRLSMALYAAAGLVMLLAGWPAALAGLLALPYLVSIWPFRAVCDDRAEQAHRGWRRFLWLNLVTGFLLTQLLIWLTLRS; from the coding sequence ATGACCGCTGCGACGACGGCACCGGCCGCGGTGCGCCAGCTGCTGGGCACCTCGCGCCCGCTGAGCTGGATCAACACCGCCTACCCCTTCGCCGCCGCATACCTGCTGGCCGGCGGCGGCGTGGACGTGACGCTGGTGGTGGGGACGGTGTTCTTCCTGATCCCGTACAACCTGCTGATGTACGGCGTGAACGATGTGTTCGACCACGAGTCCGATCTGCGCAACCCGCGCAAGGGCGGGGTCGAGGGCATCGTGCTGGACCATCGCCTCCACCGCCTCACCCTGTGGTCAGCCGGGCTGAGCACGCTCCCCTTCGCCCTCGCGCTGCTGGTGATCGGCGATGCCGTCTCCGGCATCGTGCTGCTGGTGGTGCTCGCCGCGGTGGTGGGCTACTCCGCTCCGGGGCTGCGGCTCAAGGAGCGCCCGGTGCTGGATTCGCTGACCTCCTCCACCCATTTCGTGGGCCCGGCGGTGTTCGGCCTCGCGCTCAGCGGCGCCCCGGTGGGGCTCACCGCGGTCGCCTCGCTCGTGGCGTTCTTCCTGTGGGGCATGGCCTCGCACGCCTTCGGCGCCGTGCAGGACGTCCAGCCGGATCGCGCCGCCGGCATCGGCTCCATCGCGACGGTGATCGGGGCGGCGCGCACGGTGCGCCTGTCGATGGCCCTGTACGCCGCGGCCGGGCTGGTGATGCTCCTGGCGGGCTGGCCGGCGGCGCTGGCCGGGCTGCTCGCCCTGCCCTACCTGGTGAGCATCTGGCCGTTCCGCGCCGTCTGCGACGACCGCGCCGAGCAGGCCCACCGCGGCTGGCGCCGCTTCCTGTGGCTGAACCTGGTCACCGGCTTCCTGCTCACCCAGCTGCTGATCTGGCTCACCCTCCGGTCGTGA
- a CDS encoding phytoene/squalene synthetase (PFAM: Squalene/phytoene synthase) has product MTALGALRGAIGHRAAGRAAGSRYDRVAQRSADCVIAGYSTSFGWASRLLEEPVRTHVRSIYALVRIADETVDGPDPAFPAEERSRLLEELAAETARAVAGARSTNLVVQAFAVTARRYGIGAELIDPFFASMRADLTVCAHDPVSLAQYVHGSAEVVGLMCLRVFVDGSDAEHDRLAPAARALGAAFQKVNFLRDLAEDHDELGRTYFPGLDPDAFDDAHRDRLLDDIDADLAHAASALPQLPASSRRAVGAAHGLYAALSRRLRATPAAQIRRARVRVSDPEKAFVLARAVLAGRR; this is encoded by the coding sequence GTGACCGCCCTGGGCGCGCTCCGCGGCGCGATCGGACACCGTGCTGCCGGCCGCGCCGCCGGCAGCCGGTACGACCGGGTCGCGCAGCGCAGCGCGGACTGCGTGATCGCCGGCTACTCGACCTCGTTCGGATGGGCCTCGCGCCTGCTCGAGGAGCCCGTGCGCACCCATGTGCGGAGCATCTACGCGCTGGTGCGGATCGCCGACGAGACGGTCGACGGTCCCGATCCCGCCTTCCCGGCCGAGGAGCGGTCCCGTCTGCTCGAGGAGCTCGCCGCGGAGACGGCGCGGGCGGTCGCGGGGGCGCGCTCGACGAACCTCGTGGTGCAGGCCTTCGCCGTCACCGCCCGGAGGTACGGGATCGGCGCCGAGCTCATCGACCCGTTCTTCGCCTCGATGCGGGCGGATCTCACCGTCTGCGCCCACGATCCGGTGAGCCTCGCCCAGTACGTGCACGGCTCCGCGGAGGTGGTGGGGCTGATGTGCCTGCGGGTGTTCGTGGACGGCTCCGATGCGGAGCACGATCGCCTCGCCCCCGCCGCGCGCGCCCTCGGCGCCGCCTTCCAGAAGGTGAACTTCCTGCGCGACCTCGCCGAGGACCACGACGAGCTGGGCCGCACCTACTTCCCGGGCTTGGATCCCGATGCCTTCGACGATGCGCATCGCGACCGGCTGCTCGACGACATCGACGCCGACCTCGCCCACGCCGCGAGCGCCCTGCCGCAGCTGCCGGCCTCGAGCCGCCGTGCCGTCGGCGCCGCCCACGGCCTCTACGCGGCGCTCTCGCGGCGGCTGCGCGCCACGCCCGCCGCGCAGATCCGCCGCGCCCGGGTGCGGGTCAGCGACCCCGAGAAGGCGTTCGTGCTCGCCCGCGCCGTGCTGGCAGGCCGGCGATGA
- a CDS encoding lycopene cyclase domain (TIGRFAM: lycopene cyclase domain) has translation MTGLVYLLCLLVPLVCMAVLDRRFRLVLWRAPRRGAVVLAAGIGLFLLWDLAAIAAGHYRMGQSPLMTGILLGPELPLEELVFIAFLSYHALVLWGLVHLGLGRLGAGRVGPRPGGRRAGPASAPPREVP, from the coding sequence ATGACGGGCCTGGTGTACCTGCTGTGCCTGCTGGTGCCGCTGGTGTGCATGGCCGTGCTGGACAGGCGCTTCCGCCTGGTGCTGTGGCGGGCGCCCCGCCGCGGCGCGGTGGTGCTCGCGGCCGGGATCGGCCTCTTCCTGCTGTGGGACCTCGCGGCGATCGCCGCGGGCCACTACCGGATGGGGCAGAGCCCTCTGATGACGGGCATCCTGCTCGGGCCCGAGCTGCCGCTCGAGGAGCTGGTGTTCATCGCCTTCCTCAGCTACCACGCGCTCGTGCTGTGGGGCCTGGTGCACCTCGGCCTGGGCCGCCTGGGGGCGGGCCGGGTGGGGCCGCGCCCCGGCGGGCGACGCGCCGGTCCCGCCTCGGCCCCGCCCCGGGAGGTGCCATGA
- a CDS encoding lycopene cyclase domain (TIGRFAM: lycopene cyclase domain) — MSYAALAGLFLLAPLLALVLAAMLRRPDRRWWASTAVTVLALVALTIGVDSLMIAVDLFRFAEEDLLGIRIGLAPVEDLAWPVAAGVLLPSLWLLLTPKEEG, encoded by the coding sequence ATGAGCTACGCCGCCCTGGCCGGGCTGTTCCTGCTGGCGCCGCTGCTGGCCCTCGTGCTCGCCGCGATGCTGCGCCGGCCCGACCGCCGCTGGTGGGCGAGCACCGCGGTGACCGTGCTCGCGCTGGTCGCTCTCACGATCGGCGTCGACTCGCTGATGATCGCGGTGGATCTGTTCCGCTTCGCGGAGGAGGATCTGCTGGGGATCCGGATCGGTCTGGCCCCGGTGGAGGATCTCGCCTGGCCGGTCGCCGCCGGCGTGCTGCTGCCCTCCCTCTGGCTGCTGCTGACCCCGAAGGAGGAGGGATGA
- a CDS encoding ABC-type Fe3+-siderophore transport system, permease component (PFAM: FecCD transport family): MAIAQRALAPPVPAPPPEPRDRRAQRALHEQGERHDPRDPLGLRSRARRGILVLAALSIFLVLSLLLCVGIGPVPLSPATTVQVISDHLGLPVTGGAAAPAADAIVWSVRVPRVLMGAAVGACLAISGAALQAMVRNMLADPYILGVSGGASTGAAAAILFGIGAALGEYAQSLLAFLGALGAALLVFVIARSGGRVTSLRLLLSGVAVGYALTAVTNLLIFSSDSAEGSRSVMFWMLGSLSLARWNAFLLIAVLAAIAGTVLMLAGARVLDALSAGDEIAHGLGISPDRARIGFLLLVSLCTAAAVAGAGAIGFVGLVLPHLARRLVGARHRVLIPASALLGALFLLWADAFARIVMQPQELPIGVITAAIGAPFLLLLVRRLHARRG, translated from the coding sequence ATGGCCATCGCGCAGCGCGCCCTCGCACCACCGGTCCCCGCCCCGCCGCCTGAGCCGCGGGATCGGCGAGCACAGCGGGCTCTGCACGAGCAGGGGGAGCGGCACGATCCGCGAGACCCGCTGGGACTGCGTTCCCGCGCCCGCCGCGGCATCCTCGTCCTCGCCGCTCTGAGCATCTTCCTGGTGCTCAGCCTGCTGCTGTGCGTGGGCATCGGCCCGGTGCCCCTCTCGCCCGCCACGACGGTGCAGGTCATCAGCGACCACCTGGGCCTGCCCGTCACCGGCGGCGCCGCGGCGCCCGCGGCCGACGCGATCGTCTGGTCCGTGCGCGTGCCCAGGGTGCTGATGGGCGCGGCCGTCGGCGCCTGCCTCGCGATCAGCGGCGCCGCGCTGCAGGCGATGGTGCGCAACATGCTCGCCGATCCGTACATCCTCGGCGTCTCCGGAGGCGCCTCGACCGGCGCCGCGGCGGCGATCCTCTTCGGGATCGGTGCCGCGCTCGGCGAGTACGCGCAGTCGCTGCTGGCCTTCCTCGGCGCGCTCGGCGCCGCGCTGCTGGTCTTCGTCATCGCGCGCAGCGGTGGTCGTGTCACCTCGCTGCGCCTGTTGCTCTCGGGGGTGGCCGTGGGGTACGCGCTGACGGCGGTGACGAACCTGCTCATCTTCTCCTCGGACTCCGCGGAGGGCTCGCGCTCGGTGATGTTCTGGATGCTGGGCTCGCTCTCCCTCGCCCGCTGGAACGCCTTCCTGCTGATCGCGGTGCTCGCCGCGATCGCCGGGACGGTGCTGATGCTCGCCGGCGCCCGGGTGCTCGACGCGCTCAGCGCGGGCGACGAGATCGCGCACGGGCTGGGCATCTCCCCGGACCGCGCCCGGATCGGCTTCCTGCTGCTGGTCTCCCTGTGCACGGCCGCCGCGGTCGCCGGTGCCGGCGCGATCGGCTTCGTCGGCCTCGTGCTCCCACACCTGGCACGCCGGCTGGTCGGCGCCCGCCACCGGGTGCTCATCCCGGCGAGCGCCCTGCTCGGCGCGCTGTTCCTGCTGTGGGCCGACGCCTTCGCCCGCATCGTCATGCAGCCGCAGGAGCTGCCGATCGGGGTGATCACCGCCGCGATCGGTGCGCCCTTCCTGCTCCTGCTCGTCCGCCGCCTCCACGCCCGACGGGGCTGA
- a CDS encoding phytoene desaturase (PFAM: Flavin containing amine oxidoreductase~TIGRFAM: phytoene desaturase) has translation MSPARGPRRSRDVPAGSDPVVVIGGGISGLATAALLARDGHEVDLVEAREELGGRAGTWERDGFRFDTGPSWYLMPEVFDHFFRLLGTSADEQLDLRPLDPGYRVRFEGCEEAWDVSASAARNADLFEQVERGAGLRLARYLDSAARTYDVALERFLYTSYTTPRAFLSPTVLTQAPRLLALLAEPLDRFVARRFRDPRLRQLLGYPAVFLGSSPDRTPSMYHLMSALDLTGGVRYPQGGFTRLIEAIVRLAEHEGVRLHTGTRATALLTAPGESRRPNGRGPRRGAAVRGVEVQAADGTLRTLPARTVVATADLHHVETTLLPQELQTYPASWWRRRTPGPGAVLVLLGVRGRLPQLAHHTLFFTRDWAENFGALREGRVPSPASSYVCRPSATDPSVAPADHENLFVLVPVPADPGLGRGGEDGAGAAAVERIADEAIARIAAEAGIPDLAERIVVRRTIGPGEFATDLGAWQGSMLGPAHTLRQSAFFRAGNASRRVDGLLYAGSSTLPGIGLPMCLISAELVAKRMRGDRSSAPLPEPSPAVPA, from the coding sequence ATGAGCCCGGCACGCGGCCCGCGCCGAAGCCGGGATGTGCCCGCGGGGAGCGACCCGGTGGTGGTGATCGGCGGCGGGATCTCCGGCCTCGCCACCGCCGCGCTGCTCGCCCGCGACGGCCACGAGGTGGACCTGGTCGAGGCGCGGGAGGAGCTCGGCGGCCGTGCCGGCACCTGGGAGCGCGACGGCTTCCGCTTCGACACCGGCCCCTCCTGGTACCTGATGCCGGAGGTCTTCGACCACTTCTTCCGCCTGCTGGGCACCTCCGCCGACGAACAGCTCGACCTGCGCCCGCTGGATCCCGGGTACCGGGTGCGGTTCGAGGGCTGCGAGGAGGCGTGGGACGTGAGCGCCTCCGCGGCCCGCAACGCCGACCTGTTCGAGCAGGTCGAGCGCGGGGCCGGGCTGCGTCTGGCCCGCTATCTCGACTCCGCCGCCCGCACCTACGACGTCGCGCTCGAACGCTTCCTCTACACCTCGTACACCACGCCGCGGGCGTTCCTCTCCCCTACGGTGCTGACGCAGGCGCCGCGGCTGCTGGCCCTGCTCGCGGAGCCGCTCGACCGCTTCGTGGCCCGCCGCTTCCGGGACCCGCGGCTGCGCCAGCTGCTCGGCTACCCGGCGGTGTTCCTGGGCTCCTCCCCGGACCGCACCCCGAGCATGTATCACCTGATGAGCGCGCTCGACCTGACAGGCGGGGTGCGCTACCCGCAGGGCGGTTTCACCCGCCTCATCGAGGCGATCGTGCGCCTCGCCGAGCACGAGGGGGTGCGCCTGCACACGGGCACGCGCGCCACCGCCCTGCTCACCGCCCCCGGTGAGAGCCGCCGCCCGAACGGTCGCGGCCCTCGGCGCGGTGCGGCGGTGCGCGGGGTCGAGGTGCAGGCGGCCGACGGGACGCTCCGCACCCTCCCGGCCCGGACCGTCGTGGCCACCGCCGATCTCCACCACGTCGAGACCACGCTGCTGCCGCAGGAGCTGCAGACCTACCCGGCCTCCTGGTGGCGGCGCCGCACCCCGGGCCCCGGCGCAGTGCTCGTGCTGCTGGGCGTGCGCGGCCGGCTGCCGCAGCTGGCCCACCACACCCTGTTCTTCACCCGGGACTGGGCGGAGAACTTCGGGGCGCTGCGCGAGGGGCGCGTGCCCTCCCCCGCCTCGAGCTACGTGTGCAGGCCCTCGGCGACCGACCCCTCCGTCGCGCCCGCCGACCACGAGAACCTGTTCGTGCTGGTCCCCGTCCCCGCGGACCCCGGCCTCGGGCGCGGCGGCGAGGACGGCGCCGGCGCAGCGGCGGTGGAGCGCATTGCCGACGAGGCGATCGCCCGCATCGCCGCGGAGGCCGGCATCCCCGACCTCGCCGAACGCATCGTGGTGCGCCGCACGATCGGTCCGGGCGAGTTCGCGACCGACCTCGGAGCCTGGCAGGGCAGCATGCTCGGCCCCGCCCACACCCTGCGCCAGAGCGCCTTCTTCCGCGCCGGCAACGCCTCGCGCCGCGTGGACGGACTCCTCTACGCCGGCTCGAGCACCCTGCCCGGCATCGGCCTGCCGATGTGCCTGATCAGCGCCGAGCTGGTCGCCAAACGGATGCGCGGGGACCGCTCCTCCGCGCCGCTGCCCGAGCCCTCCCCGGCGGTCCCCGCATGA
- a CDS encoding predicted transcriptional regulator, whose product MSPAHPTHVRAADDDPDDDQLVAELTGLLAEVDGFAELAERMALLSDERRLRILFCLHAHPGVRSSDVARVIDAHESTTSHALALLRDAGWVRARRVGREVRYELADAFVHDLLHDLGSDHLPGVHHSHDRP is encoded by the coding sequence ATGAGCCCCGCCCATCCGACGCATGTGCGCGCCGCGGACGACGATCCGGACGATGATCAGCTCGTCGCGGAGCTCACCGGCCTGCTCGCCGAGGTCGACGGCTTCGCGGAGCTCGCCGAGCGGATGGCGCTGCTCTCCGACGAGCGACGGCTGCGGATCCTGTTCTGCCTGCACGCGCATCCGGGTGTGCGCAGCTCGGACGTGGCCCGGGTGATCGACGCGCACGAGTCCACCACCTCCCACGCCCTCGCCCTGCTGCGCGACGCCGGCTGGGTGCGAGCCCGCCGGGTGGGCCGCGAGGTGCGCTACGAGCTGGCCGACGCCTTCGTCCACGATCTGCTGCACGACCTGGGCTCCGACCACCTGCCCGGGGTCCACCACAGCCACGACCGCCCCTGA
- a CDS encoding isopentenyl-diphosphate delta-isomerase (PFAM: NUDIX domain~TIGRFAM: isopentenyl-diphosphate delta-isomerase, type 1): MTDAADAAAGEDHVVLLCEDGSPCGLAPRATVHSATTPLHLAFSCHLRRPDGQVLLTRRALGKRTWPGVWTNSFCGHPRQGESFPEAIARHARHELGLEIRDVRSVLPDFRYRAVDASGIVENEVCPVFIATTDGAPAPNPEEVMDLRWVAPEEFTALVDLAPWTLSPWAVEQVPRMRGELTLTRSIHPPGPLPTAAGGS; encoded by the coding sequence GTGACCGACGCCGCTGATGCCGCCGCCGGCGAGGACCACGTGGTCCTGCTGTGCGAGGACGGCTCGCCCTGCGGTCTCGCTCCGCGCGCGACCGTCCACTCCGCCACCACGCCCCTGCACCTGGCGTTCTCCTGCCATCTGCGGCGCCCGGACGGGCAGGTGCTGCTCACCCGGCGGGCCCTGGGCAAGCGCACCTGGCCGGGCGTGTGGACGAACTCCTTCTGCGGCCATCCCCGCCAGGGCGAGAGCTTCCCGGAGGCGATCGCCCGCCATGCCCGCCACGAGCTCGGCCTGGAGATCCGCGACGTGCGCAGCGTGCTGCCGGACTTCCGCTACCGGGCGGTGGACGCCTCGGGGATCGTTGAGAACGAGGTCTGCCCCGTCTTCATCGCCACGACCGACGGCGCACCGGCACCGAATCCCGAGGAGGTCATGGACCTGCGCTGGGTCGCTCCCGAGGAGTTCACCGCCCTGGTGGACCTCGCCCCGTGGACGCTCAGCCCCTGGGCGGTCGAACAGGTGCCCCGGATGCGCGGCGAGCTCACCCTCACCCGGAGCATCCACCCGCCGGGACCGCTCCCCACGGCTGCGGGCGGCTCATGA
- a CDS encoding geranylgeranyl pyrophosphate synthase (PFAM: Polyprenyl synthetase), protein MSRPQRTAVDREIQRLLGRGSTLPGALPALAHGDLWQAFARATEGGKRARPVLLLAAHEAFGGGRHEAAVQVGAALELLHTSFVIQDDVIDGDETRRGAPNLPGSVAAEAREQGASPAGSRRLGVAAGILAGDLGLVAALRAVARCDAPGPVVDRLLDLFESTLHTSAAGELADVRLQLTPAEQPAALRDALAVAELKTAAYSFQLPLHAGALLAGARPAQLTALDEVGALLGIGFQLIDDLLGVFGDEQRTGKSALGDLREGKRTALIAHASTTASWPRLRPLVGRDALDAEQAREARRLLTAAGSRTWVEDLAHWHLDSAVEAAERHALPAPLVDALGRAALEIRRTAAQSLLPLEETAQPLEEAERPSHPSAAREGLPA, encoded by the coding sequence ATGAGCCGCCCGCAGCGCACCGCCGTCGACCGCGAGATCCAGCGCCTGCTGGGCCGGGGCAGCACCCTGCCGGGTGCTCTGCCCGCCCTCGCCCATGGCGACCTGTGGCAGGCCTTCGCCCGCGCGACCGAGGGCGGGAAGCGGGCCCGGCCCGTGCTGCTGCTGGCCGCGCACGAGGCCTTCGGCGGCGGGCGGCACGAGGCGGCGGTCCAGGTGGGAGCCGCCCTCGAGCTGCTGCACACCTCCTTCGTGATCCAGGACGACGTCATCGACGGGGACGAGACGCGCCGCGGCGCACCGAACCTTCCCGGCAGCGTCGCCGCCGAGGCCCGGGAGCAGGGCGCCTCGCCCGCGGGATCGCGCCGCCTGGGCGTCGCGGCCGGGATCCTCGCCGGCGATCTGGGCCTGGTCGCCGCGCTGCGCGCCGTCGCCCGCTGCGACGCCCCCGGCCCCGTCGTCGACCGTCTGCTGGACCTGTTCGAGAGCACCCTGCACACCTCGGCCGCCGGAGAGCTGGCCGATGTGCGCCTCCAGCTGACCCCCGCGGAGCAGCCCGCAGCGCTGCGGGACGCGCTCGCGGTCGCCGAGCTGAAGACGGCCGCGTACTCCTTCCAGCTTCCGCTGCACGCCGGGGCCCTGCTGGCCGGCGCACGCCCCGCGCAGCTGACCGCCCTGGACGAGGTCGGCGCGCTGCTCGGCATCGGGTTCCAGCTGATCGACGACCTGCTCGGCGTCTTCGGGGACGAGCAGCGCACCGGCAAGAGCGCCCTCGGCGACCTGCGGGAGGGCAAGCGCACCGCGCTCATCGCCCACGCCTCGACCACCGCGTCCTGGCCCCGGCTGCGCCCGCTCGTCGGCCGCGACGCGCTCGATGCCGAGCAGGCCCGGGAAGCGCGCCGGCTGCTCACCGCCGCCGGGTCCCGCACCTGGGTCGAGGACCTCGCGCACTGGCACCTGGACAGCGCCGTCGAGGCCGCCGAGCGCCATGCGCTGCCTGCGCCTCTGGTCGACGCGCTGGGGCGCGCCGCGCTGGAGATCCGCCGCACCGCCGCACAGTCCCTGCTGCCCCTCGAGGAGACGGCACAGCCGCTCGAGGAGGCGGAGCGCCCCTCCCACCCGTCGGCCGCCCGCGAAGGACTTCCGGCATGA